Proteins co-encoded in one Brassica oleracea var. oleracea cultivar TO1000 chromosome C4, BOL, whole genome shotgun sequence genomic window:
- the LOC106336570 gene encoding kinesin-like protein NACK1 — protein sequence MGAIAGEELKKMDKTQVHVAREEKILVLVRLRPLNDKEILAKEAADWECINDTTVLYRNTLREGSTFPSAYSFDRVYRGESPTRQVYEDGPKEVALSVVKGINSSIFAYGQTSSGKTYTMTGITEFAVADIFDYIFKHEDRAFVVKFSAIEIYNEAIQDLLSPDSTPLRLRDDPEKGAVVEKTREEVLRDWNHFKDLISICEAQRKIGETSLNERSSRSHQIIKLTVESSAREFLGKENSTTLLASVNFIDLAGSERASQALSAGARLKEGCHINRSLLTLGTVIRKLSNGRQGHINFRDSKLTRILQPCLGGNARTAIVCTLSPARSHVEQTRNTLLFACCAKEVTTKAQINVVMSDKALVKQLQRELARLESELRNPAPATSSCDCGVALRKKDLQIQKMEKQLADMTKQQDLAQSRLEDFMKMVAHDESSKAGTPHFRNRANKWEDGSVSETSGVVDPDRTSFISDGTSTARAPVRSHSDEDLEEVLSPGDQSEEYCKEVQCIEMEESSASDVINHDEEERTEAETHVEHSAEVNPETGLAQNRNPSSVRSVRARKSWNRGEETSTPPDDALETYYYPGIPEVHAVAFPDLEFGSGKKLMRSDSMSSRGSDSTEAHSVGTPMVGDDGGITSISSFVQGLKEMGNDIGLDKEEVSGTMTNWSEEFERKREQILELWETCNVSLVHRTYFFLLFKGDQADSIYMGVELRRLSFMKESFSQGNQAFERGGQTLTVASSLKALQRERRMLSKLVGKRFSGEERKRLYEKFGIDVNSKRRRLQLANQLWSKPKDIIHVVDSAAVVAKLVRFVEQGRAMKEMFGLSFTPPLPTSRRSHSWRKSMATLF from the exons ATAGAGTGTACCGAGGTGAATCTCCAACAAGACAAGTTTACGAGGATGGCCCCAAGGAAGTTGCTCTCTCGGTAGTCAAAGGAATCAACT CTAGTATATTCGCATATGGTCAGACGAGTAGTGGAAAGACATACACCATGACTGGTATAACTGAGTTTGCTGTCGCTGACATATTTGACTATATATTTAAG CATGAAGACAGGGCGTTTGTTGTGAAATTTTCGGCTATAGAGATCTACAATGAGGCCATCCAAGATCTTCTCAGCCCGGATAGTACTCCACTGAGGCTACGTGATGACCCTGAG AAAGGGGCCGTCGTTGAAAAAACCAGAGAGGAAGTCCTGAGAGACTGGAACCATTTTAAGGATCTTATCTCTATTTGTGAAG CCCAGCGGAAGATTGGTGAAACCTCATTGAATGAGAGAAGTTCAAGATCTCATCAAATTATCAAACTA ACAGTTGAAAGCTCTGCGCGTGAGTTCCTAGGCAAAGAAAACTCAACCACCCTCCTGGCGAGTGTG AATTTCATTGATTTGGCGGGGAGCGAGCGCGCATCGCAGGCATTATCAGCTGGTGCAAGACTTAAGGAGGGTTGTCATATCAATCGAAGTTTGCTCACTCTAGGAACTGTCATACGCAAACTCAG CAATGGAAGACAAGGACACATCAACTTTAGAGACTCCAAGCTCACACGCATTCTTCAGCCGTGTTTAGGGGGAAATGCGAGAACCGCCATAGTCTGCACGCTGAGTCCAGCAAGGAGCCATGTTGAGCAGACTAGAAACACGCTTTTGTTCGCCTGTTGTGCCAAGGAAGTCACCACCAAGGCACAGATCAATGTTGTCATGTCAGACAAGGCATTGGTGAAGCAACTGCAGCGTGAGCTAGCCAGGCTCGAAAGCGAGCTGAGAAACCCAGCCCCTGCCACCTCAAGTTGCGACTGTGGGGTTGCGCTAAGAAAGAAAGATCTTCAGATACAAAAG ATGGAGAAGCAGCTCGCAGATATGACCAAACAGCAGGATCTTGCTCAATCTCGGCTTGAAGATTTCATGAAGATGGTTGCACACGATGAGTCTTCGAAG GCTGGAACTCCACATTTCCGTAACCGTGCAAACAAGTGGGAGGATGGTTCAGTGTCAGAGACATCAGGCGTTGTCGATCCAGACAGGACTAGTTTCATATCAGATGGCACGTCAACTGCAAGAGCTCCCGTTAGGTCTCACTCTGACGAGGATCTGGAGGAGGTATTGTCGCCTGGTGATCAGTCAGAAGAATACTGCAAAGAAGTACAATGCATTGAGATGGAAGAATCATCAGCCAGTGACGTTATTAACCACGATGAAGAAGAAAGGACAGAAGCAGAAACACATGTGGAGCACAGTGCAGAAGTGAACCCTGAAACAGGTCTTGCTCAGAACAGGAATCCGTCAAGTGTTAGAAGCGTAAGGGCGAGGAAGAGTTGGAACCGCGGAGAAGAGACAAGTACTCCTCCTGATGATGCCCTGGAGACTTACTACTACCCTGGAATACCGGAGGTTCATGCTGTTGCGTTTCCTGATTTAGAGTTTGGCTCTGGCAAGAAATTGATGAGGAGTGATTCAATGTCTTCTCGCGGAAGCGATTCCACTGAGGCTCACAGCGTTGGAACACCAATGGTGGGAGACGATGGAGGTATCACCAGCATCAGTTCATTTGTCCAAGGGCTCAAGGAAATGGGGAATGACATTGGTCTGGACAAAGAAGAGGTGTCTGGGACAATGACGAACTGGTCGGAGGAATTTGAGAGAAAGAGGGAACAGATTCTGGAACTTTGGGAGACATGTAACGTCTCGTTGGTGCACAGAACATACTTCTTCTTGCTCTTCAAGGGAGATCAAGCAGATTCGATATACATGGGAGTAGAGCTAAGAAGACTCTCCTTTATGAAAGAAAGCTTCTCTCAGGGTAACCAAGCCTTTGAAAGAGGAGGACAAACCCTTACAGTAGCTTCAAG CCTGAAGGCACTTCAGAGGGAGAGACGGATGCTAAGCAAGCTGGTGGGGAAGAGGTTCTCTGGAGAAGAAAGGAAGAGGCTTTACGAGAAGTTTGGGATCGATGTGAACTCGAAACGCAGGCGGTTGCAGCTGGCGAACCAGCTGTGGAGTAAACCCAAGGACATAATCCATGTGGTAGATAGTGCAGCCGTTGTAGCGAAGCTGGTCAGGTTCGTGGAGCAAGGAAGAGCTATGAAGGAGATGTTTGGTCTGAGCTTCACGCCTCCGCTTCCGACAAGTCGGAGGTCTCATAGCTGGAGAAAAAGCATGGCAACGCTTTTCTGA
- the LOC106342746 gene encoding ubiquitin fusion degradation protein 1 homolog — translation MFFDGYHYPGTTFEHSYRCYPASFIDKPQIESGDRIIMPPSALDRLASLHIDYPMLFELRNAGSERVSHCGVLEFIAEEGMIYMPYWMMQNLLLQEGDIVRVRNVTLPKGTYVKLQPHTTDFLDISNPKAILETALRNYSCLTTGDSIMVPYNNKKYFIDIVETKPANGISIIETDCEVDFAPPLDYKEPERPKAPAAAAKALAKAEEVEAEPEPKFNPFTGSGRRLDGRPLSYEPPPSSSSSSKDKQPAVTNGNGQSSVASGSERAARQAQGKLVFGANATRAPKEAPKVGAGKETKKEEEESKFQAFTGKKYSLRG, via the exons ATG TTTTTCGATGGATACCATTATCCCGGAACCACCTTTGAGCATAGTTACCGCTGCTACCCTGCTTCTTTTATCGACAAG CCTCAAATTGAAAGTGGTGACAGGA TTATAATGCCACCATCAGCCCTTGATCGTCTCG CCTCTTTGCATATTGACTATCCTATGCTGTTTGAGCTTCGTAATGCTGGAAGTGAACGTGTTTCACACTGTGGTGTCCTTGAGTTCATTGCTGAAGAAGGCATGATTTACATGCCTTATTGG ATGATGCAGAATCTTCTCCTGCAAGAAGGAGACATTGTGAGAGTTCGAAATGTCACTCTTCCTAAGGGGACTTATGTTAAACTACAGCCCCACACTACTGACTTCCTCGATATATCCAACCCTAAAGCCAT CTTGGAGACAGCTTTGAGAAACTACTCATGCCTAACCACTGGGGATAGCATTATGGTTCCATACAACAATAAGAAGTACTTCATAGATATTGTTGAAACAAAGCCTGCTAATGGAATCAGCATCATTGAAACTGACTGTGAGGTTGATTTTGCACCTCCCCTTGACTACAAAGAGCCTGAACGTCCTAAAGCACCTGCTGCTGCTGCTAAGGCTCTGGCAAAAG CTGAGGAGGTTGAGGCTGAACCGGAACCAAAGTTTAATCCTTTCACGGGATCTGGAAGACGGTTAGATGGGAGACCTCTTTCCTATGAGCCACCACCTTCTTCCTCCTCTAGCTCAAAAGACAAACAGCCTGCTGTTACTAATGGTAATGGACAGTCGTCTGTAGCAAGTGGCTCAGAGAGAGCTGCGCGACAAGCTCAAGGAAAGCTTGTGTTTGGGGCCAACGCAACCCGTGCTCCAAAAGAAGCTCCAAAG GTTGGAGCTGGAAAGGAGACAAAGAAAGAGGAAGAAGAGTCCAAGTTCCAAGCTTTCACTGGGAAGAAGTATTCATTGAGGGGTTGA
- the LOC106340150 gene encoding 30S ribosomal protein S31, mitochondrial-like: MMAAAQWCSSMTRLVMMMQRTSPALACSARYSSLCPAAASMEVCGRGDSKTKKGKRFKGSYGNSRGKKQKMIERIKDKLELPRSTPWPLPFKLI, from the coding sequence ATGATGGCGGCGGCGCAGTGGTGCAGCTCGATGACGCGGCTGGTTATGATGATGCAGCGTACATCTCCAGCACTGGCTTGTTCGGCGAGGTATTCTTCGTTATGCCCGGCGGCGGCGTCGATGGAAGTGTGCGGGAGAGGGGATAGTAAGACGAAGAAAGGGAAAAGGTTCAAAGGATCGTACGGGAACTCGAGAGGGAAGAAGCAGAAGATGATTGAGAGAATCAAAGACAAGCTCGAACTCCCCAGATCCACTCCTTGGCCTCTCCCTTTCAAGCTCATCTGA
- the LOC106342745 gene encoding epimerase family protein SDR39U1 homolog, chloroplastic, whose translation MRNTMELLRSPTFLSSSSFALSSVPPSFSVGGTKRRLMVLCSSEKSEKEDKMTVSVTGATGFIGRRLVHRLRSDNHSIRVLTRSKSKAELIFPAKDFPGIVIAEEGEWRDCIQGSTAVVNLAGLPISTRWSPEIKKEIKDSRVRVTSKVVESINNSPVDARPTVLVSATAVGYYGASETGVFDEKSPSGNDYLSEVCREWEGTALKANKDVRVALIRIGVVLGKDGGALAMMIPFFQMFAGGPLGSGQQWFSWIHVDDLVNLIYEALTKPSYQGVINGTAPNPVRLGEMCQQLGSVLGRPSWLPVPDFALKALLGEGATVVLEGQKVLPVRAKELGFEFKYKYVKDALRAIMQ comes from the exons ATGAGAAACACGATGGAGCTTCTCCGCTCACCAACGTTTCTTTCCTCCTCCTCCTTCGCTCTCTCATCTGTTCCTCCGTCTTTCTCC GTGGGAGGGACAAAGAGGAGGTTAATGGTTCTCTGTAGCTCTGAAAAATCCGAGAAG GAAGATAAGATGACAGTGTCAGTAACTGGAGCAACTGGCTTTATAGGCAGACGATTGGTTCACAGACTTCGTTCTG ATAATCACTCTATCCGTGTCTTAACTCGCTCTAAATCCAAAGCTGAGCTTATATTTCCTG CCAAGGACTTCCCAGGTATCGTGATTGCTGAAGAAGGGGAGTGGCGAGACTGCATTCAAGGCTCCACTGCTGTTGTCAACTTGGCTGGTCTGCCTATTAGTACTAGGTGGTCTCCCGAG ATCAAGAAAGAGATCAAGGACAGCCGAGTCCGTGTCACCTCTAAA GTTGTTGAGTCGATTAATAATTCACCAGTGGATGCTCGACCTACCGTTCTAGTTAGCGCCACAGCTGTTGGTTACTATG GTGCTAGTGAAACAGGAGTCTTCGATGAAAAGAGTCCATCAGGAAATGATTATCTTTCAGAG GTTTGCAGAGAATGGGAAGGAACAGCGCTGAAGGCCAATAAGGATGTAAGAGTTGCACTTATCCGCATTGGTGTTGTTCTGGGTAAAGATGGTGGGGCTTTAGCCATGATGATACCCTTCTTCCAAATGTTTGCTGGAGGACCTCTGGGTTCAGGACAACAATG GTTCTCTTGGATTCACGTGGATGACTTGGTGAATCTGATCTACGAAGCCCTCACTAAACCATCCTATCAAG GAGTTATAAACGGGACTGCGCCAAACCCGGTTAGGCTTGGGGAGATGTGTCAGCAGCTAGGCAGCGTTCTTGGTCGACCGTCGTGGCTACCAGTTCCTGACTTTGCACTCAAAGCTTTGCTCGGAGAAGGTGCAACTGTGGTTCTTGAAGGACAGAAGGTCTTACCTGTTAGAGCCAAAGAGCTTGGCTTTGAATTCAAGTACAAGTACGTGAAAGATGCTCTCAGAGCCATTATGCAGTAA